GAGCTGACCGCGGTTGTGAATGTTCTTATGTTTCCTCCCATTTTGAAGAAGTGACACCGCGCTATTAAATGTTAGTCACGGAGCATTTGTAGAATGATGCGAGCTAGGTAGCTAGCGCCGGATGAGCGTGACTTGAGCTCAGTTTGACGACgacgtcgtcgtcgttgttgttcGTTTTCGTCCGTCTCTAACCTTTAATCTCTTGCGCTGTAAACACGACGAGTGAACAACGACCAGCTGCCCGCTCGAGCGTCACATTGTCACCGTCTGTAAAAGACGGAGCTGATGGCTGCACGCGTTCACACCCCTCGCGGCAAGTTGTCAAGCTAATGCTAGTcgtgttgatttatttatttttttctcgacGGTGTCACGCACGTCTCGAAAGCACGCGTATTTCTAAAGATGTCTGCCCGAAGATGCGTTGTGGAGCCGGTGTTGATTATGTAACCGCAGCATTCAAGCGCGTGTCCTATTCTAGCTCGGTGAGTTCTCGAAATCCGGATCCACCCCGACGTTGTCGCTCGGCGTTTTGTCGGAACACGTCTTCAGCATCCGCGTGATTATTGCACACGGAGGTCGCAAACGGAGGCTGCCTTGAGTCTTGTCACACAAGGCCAGTGAGGAACATCCCGCTGACACCGTGAGTGACTCAATGGCTTATTTATAGCCGGGCTGATCTCGTCCAGCCGAGAGATGCGCCATTTGCAACGTACTGTTCTGTATTGTTGgtgtcaaaaataataataataataataataataatgatgggTGGGATGTCcgacaccacttttttttttttttttttttttttcttctctttcttccccAGGCTCATACCAGTATGAGTACAGACACCACTAGTACGTTTGATACAtgcaatttcaattaacactaTGGCAGAAAATTGCGAACGAAGATATGACGATTTGCCGATGTGTCAAGCCCCTGCAGCGGAGCACCAACTACTGGTACGGAAGACTTGCTTGATgtcagatttgtatttttattattattattttttttttttggctttaaGTAGCAACGGCCTTCGTACCAGATACCCTGAAATGAGGCTGATGCCAGTAGATTGCATGGGTGAAACAACTTACCGATTCAGTGGCGCCCATCTGTCAAGGATGCCCGCTTCCGATCTGGGCTTACTTGGACAAATTCCCTAGGAGGCGATTGTCAAACTagttgccctgtgattgattggtgATCAGTCTGTGGTAAATAGTTTCGGTACTGAGTGAAGCTATACCGGTGTCTGTGGCTAATTTTATGTAACTTTCCAGAGGATGCTATTGAGTGAGTTTTGGGGTGGGAAGGTCGTGTTtgggacccctaaaatacatgCATTTTCATCAGGTTACATACTCTTACAAAACTTTTGAGTTTTCGGGCATGTCAAGGTTTTGGTTAGCACTTTGGAAGTACCGATACCgaccttatttcaaggtattgcGTACCCGTGAAGGTTGCCGATACCAGCCGCCGATACGTAAAgcgaagaacaacaacaacaacaacaacaaaaatctgacattgagtcctcctcgccagtagttggcactacacTGTGGCGGTTTGACACATTGGTGTATCACGTGCATCAAAGAGGAAagaggtctttgttcacaattgtcatttttaatacaaattttatgtatcaaaagtgcTCTGTTTCGTTTTGTGCCATACGAAATAAAGTACGGAATGTTAATGGTATTTGGATGTCAGCAAACATTTTTAGCTCAGCAAATGGAAACTCAGTTGAAATAATGCGGATGTGAAATTTCTATCTTTCAGGATCCAGAACCTCTGCCCGGTTCAGGAAGGATATTCATTTGAGCCCCAAGAACCTGATCTTTCCGCTTTCCCATCACACAAGTCACTGCTGCCttgaaggtttttgtttttggttttttttcagtgccGTGGGGgcaaaaaacaactgaaacgGAAATTATCTTTGCCACTGAAGCAGCTATGCAGCTTGAAATTCAAGTAGCTCTCAACTTTATTATTTCCTATTTATACAATAAACTCCCCCGACGACGTGTGAATATCTTTGGCGAGGAACTGGAGAGCCTGCTGAGGAAAAAGTATGAAGGCCACTGGTATCCGGATAAGCCATACAAAGGTTCGGGGTTCCGCTGCATCCACATAGGGGAGAAGGTGGACCCCGTGGTGGAGCAGGCGGCAAAAGAGAGCGGGCTGGCCATCGAAGACGTCCGCAATAACCTCCCTCCGGACCTTAGCGTGTGGATTGACCCGTTTGAGGTCTCCTACCAGATCGGTGAGAAGGGAGCGGTCAAGGTGCTGTATGTGGACGATAACGGCGAGAACGGCTCTGAGCTGGACAAGGAGATCAAGAACAGCTTTAATCCCGAGGCGCAGGTCTTTATGCCAATCGCGGAGCCCGCGGGGCCTTCCTCGGAGTCCAGCTCGCCTTCCCCTCCTTTCGGGCAGTCGGCAGCCGTCAGCCCCTCATTCGTGCCGCGCTCGGCCCAGCCGCTGACCTTTACCACCGCCGCCTTCGCCGCCACCAAGTTCGGCTCCACCAAGATGAAGAGCGGCGGCCGCGGCAACAACTGCGCCAACGGTGGCAGTAGCACCAAGGCGGCGCGGTTGTCGCCCGTCGGCAACCTGGGTCTGAATGTCACCACCCTACTGAAGCAGAAAGCCATCTCCACCTCCATGCACTCGCTGTACGGGCTGGGCCTCagtcagcagcagcagaaggcGTCTGCTCTGTC
The sequence above is a segment of the Phycodurus eques isolate BA_2022a chromosome 19, UOR_Pequ_1.1, whole genome shotgun sequence genome. Coding sequences within it:
- the tob1b gene encoding protein Tob1b; amino-acid sequence: MQLEIQVALNFIISYLYNKLPRRRVNIFGEELESLLRKKYEGHWYPDKPYKGSGFRCIHIGEKVDPVVEQAAKESGLAIEDVRNNLPPDLSVWIDPFEVSYQIGEKGAVKVLYVDDNGENGSELDKEIKNSFNPEAQVFMPIAEPAGPSSESSSPSPPFGQSAAVSPSFVPRSAQPLTFTTAAFAATKFGSTKMKSGGRGNNCANGGSSTKAARLSPVGNLGLNVTTLLKQKAISTSMHSLYGLGLSQQQQKASALSPNAKEFVFPSLQGQASPGPAFPTEGSLGLGPLPYNNAFDVFAAYGSLNDKSLVDGLNFSLSTMQYSNQQFQPVMAN